In Castor canadensis chromosome 6, mCasCan1.hap1v2, whole genome shotgun sequence, the genomic window AGAGTACAAACAACCTGTTTGGAGGTCAGACAGAATCCAGTGGTTAAAACTAGAACAAGCTCCTTACTGGCAGTTGCTGCTCTCCTAGGTCTTTTGTACTCCCTTGCAGAAGGAGGGAGAGTTTGCAAAACAGAAACTGCACTATCAGGAAGCAAAGCCCACTAGGGACTTGCCCTTAAGATTGGTGTTCCCTCCCTTGGGAGTTCCTTCATtatgttagttacttttgcatcatTAGACCAAAATAATACCTGAAAGAACaactaaaaggaggaaagatttatttttatgcatGATTTCAGGAGGTTCAGGCCATGGTTACCTGGCCCCATGCATCATAGAGTGGGACCAAACATGACAGCAGTGAGAGCTTCTACaactcatggtggacaggaagcagagagagacaggaagggaccagggacaagatatCCTGAAGGTCCTGCCTCTAGTGACCCACTTTCCAAAGTTTATGGAACCTTCCAAAATAGCACCATCCAGGGAACAAACCCCCAACACATGAGCTCTTTGTGGGGACACTTCAGATACAAACTATAGCATCTACTGTTTGCCACAACTTTATCTGGTCCCCCACCTTATATCTAGCCTCCCTCTTCCTTGAGAGTGGGGGTGACAGCCAGCTTTCCAATATCGTAACAAGATACCCGagacaaaagaggaaaagattaTGTCTTATGGTTTCATGGTTTTCAGTACATGATCAGCTAGCCCTAtaacttttgggcctgtggcagggagcacatggtggagcaaagctgctcacctcatggcagccaggaagcaaaagagagagaagaagagatcAACATCCCAGAGTCCCCTTCAAAGGCtggcccccaatgacctaaaacctcccactaagccccacctcttaaaggttccaccaccttccaacagCATCAAACtgaggaccaagtctttaacacatgggtctttgaggAACATTCCAGAACCAAACTATAGGGTGAATATGCACAAAATCCACTTCCCTTGATCCATTCAGCCCTTCTGAGAGATACCGGACCTTTCAAAAGTATCTTTTTTATGGTCTGGGAGTATAACTCtgtgatagagctcttgcctagcatgcacaaggccctgggtttgatctccaactatgcaaaatatctttttatattcctaagagaaaattaaaagtgaaagggTGTGGCTATAAAGAGATAGCAGGAGGAAGATCTTTGTGGTGGTGTACTACTTCTGTATATGACTGCAGTGGAGGTTACAAGAAGCTCTGATGTGAAAAAAATGACACAGTAGTGTCACTCAATCATACCAATATATGAGTCCTGGTTTTGCTATGGCACTGTAGTTACATAAGATGTAACCATGAAGGGAAAGGTACACCATACCTCTGCAGGATCTTTGCAAGTTTCTGTGAATGTGTCTTTCAAAAGAAAAGGgagggtcaggtgtggtggctactcagctactcaggaagaggaaatcagagataagaaggattgagtttcaaagccagcccaggtgaaaaagttagccagactccatctcaacaatggATGTGGAgggtatctgtaatcccagctacatgggaggtttaGGAAGATTGTGACcagaggccaccccaggcaaaaacgtgCGACCATAaccaaaaatgactaaagcaaaaagggctggcaaagtggttcaaATAGTCTAGCAATCaccaggccctgagatcaaaccccagtaccacctagaAAAGGGGGAAGAGCtataaaatcatcattttaaaaaatgaaaagaccaggtgccagtggctcacacctataatcctagctacttgggaggttgacatcaggaggatcaagtttcaaggccagcccaggcaaatagtttgtaagaccccccatttccaaaataaccagagcaaaaatggacaagaggtgtggctcaagtgatagggtacctactttgcaagcataaagctctgagttcaaaccccagtcccaccaaaaattaaTAAGTAATGGCAGTGTTTGTGGATTTGATTAAGATTGAagatttctcatatttttaaatttaaaaatacaacatataTGGAGGAAATAGGAAGTCTCATTTTCATAGATTTTTCAGAATCTCAGTAAAGTCACCTTGAGAGTCCCAGAATCTTTCCCGGCCACTTCTGAACCAGTGTGACTTCAACCAAGTTCCTTTTCATCAAGTCCTTTGGACCACTGGGCACTGTCTTTGCTCCCCGGCATGAGTTGCAGactactatagtttggatcttaaatgtcccccaaagatcaAATGCTAAAAGCTTGATCACCAGTCCATGGCAGTAgagggagatggtggaacctttaagagataggGAGAAGTTAGGTAATTAGGGGTGTGCCGTTGAGGGAAATTTTGGGACCCTAACTCCTgctctttctctgtttgtttccCAGGctccatgaggtaagcagctggTCTATCACCCACTCCTTGCTATGAAGTGctacctcaccacaggtccaaaatAACAAGGGCAACCGATCATGAACTGGAACCTCTGAAGctatgaggcaaaataaacctttccactTTTTAAGGTAGTTATCTCAGGAATTTTGATATAGTAATAGAAAGTTGAGTAACACTGATCCATTGGTCTGTTTTCTCCTGGACAAGGAAAACTGACAGTTCACCTGCTTtaataggtttttgtttttgttttgttttgttttgagacagtcttgctatatagcccaggctggtctcaaacttgagattctcctgcctcctcctaACAAGTGCTACAATTAAAGATGTGGGCATTGCACCTAGctctttaaaaagttgttttgttttgttttattaagccagtcatggtggtacatgcctgcagtcccagcagttgggaggcagaggtaggaggatcatgagctcgaGGCCAGCCTCAGTTTCACAGTGaaatcatgtctcaaaaaaacaaggtctagagatatagttcagtggtagggccttgggttcaatcaccagcactgcaaaaaaatatggttttctttgttttaggcTGAGGATggagttcagtggtacagtgcttgcctagcatgtacaaggccctggattcaatccccagtaccacaaaatataaaatctaaattttaaaaaagtgttttgcTGAGTTTCAGGTGAAACAGACACACATTGTTCCCAAGTGATTTATAAGGCTATATGATTAATACCCTATAAGTCACAGTTAATGACTTTCTAGCCTGCTAGGCCGGGTGACAGCCTCTTCCCAGTGCTGAAGCCTGATAGTGACTCATTTAGATCCTTTTCCTGCCATTCACCCAGGAAATGATCTTGCAGTACAGTTGCCCATGCAAAATCCCAATCTGTCATATGGTATGTGGCAGCACAAAGAGGGAGTTCTTCCACCCACACTACAGCCCATCACAAGGGCAGCACCCAAACAGACTGAAGATCCCTCTGGAAGGGATGAACTTCCTTTTGGTTAACTTTCAGATTCCTGGTCTGTTTCTTGCTGTTACCCACCCCagtataaaaagaaggaaagtctcTATAACAGATCATATTTCTCAATCTTAATATCTCTCTACTCTTTTGCCCACTCAAAACTCTAGTCCAGAGCACACTGTCAATACCACTGCAATGACAGGCGGTGGGTGGAAGTACAAGGTGGCTGTATGTCACAAGCAGCATTAGGCAGTGGTTTTATGCTACTTGACTGATCTGACACCATTCTTCCAGAGGCTCCCTGGAAGAACTCTAACTCTAACTTCCATTGGAGTTCTTCTAGTTGCCTTATCATGTGTTTACTCTCCAGTCAAAAGTCCACTGCTCAATTTAGTTCTTTTGGTCTATGGAAGGTCAGAGTCCTTTTTTGATAAGTCCCAAACACACCCCTATTGGCAAAAAACTGCTCTCCTGAAAGCCACATGTAACATTAAACAGCCAAAGCTaccctgaacttttttttttaattccctgaaCTCATTCTCAATACTGTTTTCATAAAACATCCTGTTAGAACAACCATCACCCTAAGACAACTCTCCTGTCCTGAGTTTTAAAAacgctggggatgtagctcagtggtagagcactttcctagcatgtgtaagaccctgggtcccattctcagcaccacaaaaacaaaacaaaacaaaaaaaacctaagtgTCTATTTCTTGGTCATTTTTCATTAGGAATCATTCTTTGGagaggagttttttgttttgttttgttttgttttcatttttcttccctaaaGAATAGCAGGGAAAGTCTCTGGATTCATCACTGCTGAAATTTCAGCTATAACATCTTGGATAGAGTTCAATACCAAGTTCAATTTGCTACCTGACTGACAAATTGACCAAAACTACCAAGAAAGCAGTCCAAAGTATGctgaatttctttggtttttcttttttattaagtcATAATACTGTACTATACAAatgagtattaaaataaaattaattttcaggTGACATATTGAAGTAATTCATACTTAAAGATCTTAAACAGAAATTCTAACTGTTCACAAAATTCTCTTTGGAAGAGGAGAAAAACTGAACTCCATGTTTTCATGACAGTTAAACATGAGTTGCTAGTTGCCTGAATTCCAAAATACAACAGCCCTTCCATTCCACTCCCTTCTGTGGTTCTGAAGCTTTGATGTAGAATAAGGAAAGTTGGTCAGAATTGGTCTATAAAGATGCTTTATTGTAAGTAGATAATGAATGATCAAGCAAATGGAATTTCAAACAGTAAAGgggaaacaaaaatattaaggTATTCCTGTAGAATAGTGAAGATAAGAGAGTGCCTCTTCCAAGTTGTTCCCTCTGACAAGTATTCACAACTGAATAGCCAATACAATTCTATGATCAAACTCTACCTCCAGCCAGGTATCTTGACGGTGAAGTCCTATGTTAATCATATTCCCAAGTGTTTTCTCAATCATGGTGAAATAATGGGAATATCTTGAAGAGTTGAAGACAATGGATTGGTCCTGTCCTTGGAGAGGTGGGTGGTGTATGCCTGGATTAGACCTTACTGGAGACGGGGTTTTCTTGCATGGTTTTCCTTATCCAGTCAATGTAGTTCTTTACCTTTGTGTAGATCCCATAAGTCCCACACTGTTTCCCCCAGGACACCAGGCCGGCTACATAAAATTTGGGGTCCTTTTCATTGGGGTCCTGGATAGCAAAAGCCCCCCCGCTGTCCCCCTGACAGGTGTCAACACCCATTTCTCCAGCACAGATCATGTTGTCAGTGAAAACATAGGCATCTGACTGCACTCTGGATTTCTCTACTTTCACCTCTTGGCACATATCTAAAGTAGTTATGGGCAACTTTGCCCCTCTGAGTCTGATAACACGATCTCTTGTCTCTGTTCGGCCCCAGCCTGAGATGAGTCCCAGGACTCCCGCTGTGGGGTTGTATTCTGAGGAGGCACCTGGCAGACAAATGGGGGAGATAGTTGGTCCCATTTTCACTGGGTCTTTCAGCTGCACCAGTGCAATGTCATTGTCAAAATTCCTTCGTGTGTTTGGGTCGTCCGTTGGTTTCCAACCCGGATGAATAATCACACGTTCACTGGTGAGCATCTGGACATTTCTCAGATCTGAGGTTTTCACAGAAGTGGACCCAACATACATAGTGGGATCAGAGATTCCTTCCACGACATGGGCAGCTGTCAGCACCCAATGCTCATCAATGAGAGCCCCACCAGCCCATGGGTTCTTAAAGAAGACTTGCCAGGGGAAATTTTCAATCTCTGCAGGGTAACCTCCAAATATCCTCTGTTGTATTGTAAAGGGCTTACTGGGGACTCCGCAGActaggaaggaaaaagaacaaggagAGAGAACAGGAAATGATGGTGTTCTGAAAGTCTTTCAGTCACTCCAATGCTTATACCCATTGGTTGGCAGGGTTCTCCAGTATGATACAGTCAACCTATTTGGTCAACCATTTCCATGTCTGTCTTATCATAGCCTTACCTAAACATCTCAGactagagctgtggctcaagtgatagagcacctgctttgcaagcatgaagtcctgagttcaaactccagttccaccaaaaaaaaaaaaaaattccctttgcCAATGCCACAAGTAGAATTGTAGGAGAGATTTGCTAAACAGAGGCAGTGTGTGAATTATCAAGTCCAGATGAGCTAGTGTGTTACACTATCCACAGCTTGACTCATGGTTCCTCTGAGACTCAGCACGTGAGGCCAGAGATCCAACATGGAGCCAGTGAGTGTTAGGCAAGCCTTTCCCCACACAGATTATAGGGGAAGCAAGCTTTCCACCTTCTGATGCAGGATGAAACCCTCATCTAGCAACTTCTGTACTGAAGTTCCAGGCCCCAGTTGTAACTGAGTCCTTCCCAGTAACCCAGGGGTCAGCCTACAAGGGAAAGAGAGTGcgctctctctctcgctctctctctcagaGGTACcagtatttgaactcaaggccttattcttgctaggcaaagtgctctaccacttgagccatgcctccagttctttttgctttaggttacttTCTGAggctgcccagggctggcctcagatcacgaTCCTcccatctatgcctcctgagtagctgggattacagatatgcaggCTGCTGCCTTCTTTGATCTTGACTTCTTACTGGTTCCAGGTCTGATCACTTTGCCTTTCCCAGTATTGAATTTCAGAGGAAGTTGGCTTACCTAATTCCCTTGCTAGACAGTCTGAATGGACTTTGAGTTTAACATAAAGGGCTTTGGACTCAggcagctctgagttcaaactctgccACTTATTAACTCTGTAAACTGGCACTCAGTTCACTGTGTAAAATAGAACCAGTAATACCTACCTCACAGATTGTCACAAGGATATAGATGAGATAAATTAGCTCCCTAGCTCTCAATAGCACTGTTATAATTACCAGGATGATGATGATAGTTTTGTCCCAGGGCCTTTTTCTACTCAACTCTGATTTTCCTGCGGCCCGTTGTATCTTTCATTCCTCTACATCTTGTTaccatatacatttttttttggtggtacttgggtttgaactcagggcctcacacttgctaagaaggtgttctaacacctgagccactcccccagcccccagATAGACTTCTAATATTGTTAACTACACTATTTAATGAAGTTTCTATCTGAGCATTGATTCCTCCTCTCTGCTGTTAGGCCCTGTTTCTAGCAACTGTGCATTAGCTTACCCCATCTATTTCACCAGACCCCACAGGCCCTGACTGACACCAACTGTCACTGCCTGACTTTTCTACTTCGCTCTGGGTGGTTAAGGGAATCCTCATAGCCCAGTGTTACCACCACCTCACTGCACTGAACTCTAGAAGGCCAGGACTAAGTCCTTTCCTGAGAGGGTTACAGCTCCTGTCAGAGGTGACTCCCAACTCCCTGCACAAGTGGCTATGGTTTCCACTCACACCTCAGCCCCGATTACCTGGAAGACACTTCGGCAGCTCTGTGCCCAGAACCTCATTCATCCAGCTCCCGTTAACAGCACAGTGATACTTTCCTGAAATAGTGCAAGGAACACAGATCACACTTCCTCTTTCATGAAGAACCTCAGCTCCTCTGGGATTTGAGTAGGAGGTCAGATTAAATCAGCTGGGGAAGAATCTCAAGAACATTTGCCAAATAATCCCTCAGGCCtctatccaaagaaagagaaagagcagtGTCCAGAGCAATAGGAAGACAGGTGTGGTACAAACTGGGAAAGTCCTTCAAGTGGGAAAATGATATGTAACATACAATACAATATgatatgatatatataatataataatgaaaagcaATGTAGTAGGACATATTTAGTTTCACCATGCATTTCTACATCAAGAAAACCAGTCATGGCCAAGCACAGTGATTcgtgcctgtaatactagctacttggaaggtggtgGTCAATAGGATCACAATTCGAGGTCAGTGAAGGCAAAACATTTTccagactcccatctcaacaaacaaaagcTGTGTATGGTGGAACATGCCATTCattcccagctaggcaggaaacataaataggagtatCATGGTCCAGATaaacctgggcataaatgtgagactccattcaaaaaataactaaatcaggagtggctcaagtggtagagcacctgcctagcaagcatgaagccctgagttcaaaccccagtaccacaaaaataataataataataataataataactaaatcaaaaaaggaataagggtgtggctcaagtggtagggggactgcctagcaagcctgaggtcttgagatcaaaccccagtactaaagaaaaaagaaaggaaggaaggacagaaggagggatgcagggagggaggaagaaggaagacagtCATGACAGTATGTTTAGTTATGCATAGTTGGAAGCATTGCTCCTGTGGGGTTTTCATgaaataatttgcccaaagttggagaaacacacgAAATGGAGGTTGTAGGGGAATTCCTGCTGCAGCTGCAAAGCTGAGCTAGTGACCTCTATGATTCCCCACATATGATCCTTGAGAATGTACCCTGCCCCATGTGAAAACTTGGACTAAGCCAAAAGGATGGTGTCCGTTCTCTCTCCCCCAGGCCTCTGAAAACTCTCTCCTACTCAGAAAAATTGTGTCATCCACCCTCCAACCATTCAtacactttctctttttctccagtaGAAGAAACCTACCACCTCCTTCATGTTCCATGTAGTAATACGGCTCCTCACAACTGTAGTGAATGACAGAACCAAATAAAGTATCTTCTGGACCTTCAACTTTACCATGAAGAATGGACTCAGGAGCACCACAGTCCACAGCtacaagaggaagggaagagaatgatGGTCATGACAGCCGCTTCCTCCCAGTAAGTTATGCGGCAAGTTCCATCATCACGCCTTCCTCACCCCATATCCATAAGCACACCCAGCATGAACCTCCCCACATCAGCCTCTGTGTGGCCATCTTCTCCAACTGGCCCCATCCCACTCTCTAGCCCACTGAAACCTTCCAAATCAGAAGGCCTATTGAAGACACAAGGAGGAACCTGGTTCCCAGTCATTGGCTTAGGCTCTTGTAGAACCCAGGAATGTACCCACTTGGAGCTATTAATTACCAATCCCACAGACTCTTCTTTTAGAAAAACCTACTAGTCTAAATGGCTGGGAGCAGATCAGGGCTGGGGCTAAATAATCCTCCATAATTGACTTCCCTTCAAAAGCCCAACCCACCCTCTCACAAGCCTCAGAGGATACCATGCATTTGATTTTAATATGCCAATTTTTCAGCTCCCTTTAGGAGAAAAATAGAGTTCCACACTGAAGAGACACATACGTTGACATTTCAGCTTGGAATTACTCCATTTTCCATTGCTTTGACAGGTAGAATAGAAAAATGTTGAGCCAACTCTTCCCTGGAGAATAATAGACATCATCATGAATTCACACAGAAACATGGAAAATCAaagggctgggtgccagtggctcatgcctataatcctagctacttaggaggctgaaatcaagaggattatggtttgaggctagcctggggaaatagttcaggagacccccatctccaaaataaccagagcaaaaagggctggagttgtgtggttcaagtggtaaagcatctgcttttgtaagcatgaagccctgagttcaaacccaagtcccataaaaacaaaaaaaaaaacacaatggaattgaTCTCTGGCCTTGAATCAATGAGGAGTCCTCACCAAAAAAGACTGGAACATCTTAGCAGAATGACCAAAAATCCCCAGGAGTTGGGACTGAAAGACAACTTTGCCCCAGCTGTCAGCTCCCCTTCCCCAGGAAGATCAAAGGCAGAGGAAGAATACCAAGCTGGCCAAGGAGATCTGTGACTCACAATGAAGGGTTGAAGACCTTGAGTCATCTGTCTATGGAAAATGCATTAATGTCTTGATCAAACAGGGACATTAGGCAAACTGTCACACAGTTTCAGTATGCTCATCCTGATCTGGAGCCAGCAATTAGGAAGAGGCACAAACAATTCTTTACCTCTACAACTTCGAAACCATCCACACAGGTTATCTTCACCACATCTTTGAACACATATTTGGCCTTTTCAGGCTCCCAAACAGAATTGGCAGTGACTTCTTTAGGACAAGGAATAGCttgaaaaggacagaaataaatttttactaaAGAGTTGGAAACTCTATTCTATTTACATCATTTTCACACTTCCTAAATTCTCTCAGTTGTCCTCAATTCCAATGCTTAACGTTCCAATATGGCAGATGTCTAAAATAATATGGCACCACTAAGTTCCCTGCATTCTCAGGTCTAATTGAAGGATTACTAGATCTCAACTAGTTGAGGCATTTCTAGAAACTACTGACAGGATAGATCTTCCTAAAGAAGCAAAGTATCTCAGGATGCTAATCAAACAAGTCTACCTGCTTTAAGTCTACATTGTCCAAGGATTTTAGTATCACCAACCAAATATTTCTAGGTTACTCACGGTCTCCATGGTAACGAAGCTTCCAGCCTTTGTTTTCCCCTGTTAGGTCAGTTTGAAAGATGATATCAAGAGCATTACTCTTGGTTTCAATAGTTAGTGGCCCAGGGAATCCATTACCACAGTAAGGACCAAATTGCTGATTTTTTGTGACAaactgaaaggaaacaaaatgattaactcagaagacaggaagaactaaaggaaagaagttaaacAGAGGATATAAAAGTAGGggagaatcccagcagctcagcaactaagagatagcatagataaatgggacttcataaaactaaaaagcttctgctcaacaaaagaaatggtctccaaattgaagagaccatccacagagtgggagaaaatatttgccagctaacatcagacaaaggactggtaaccagaatataaaaggaactcaaaaaactaaactctcccaaaattaatgaaccaataaagaaatgggcaagtgaactaaaaagaactttctcaaaagaagaaattcaaatggccaaaaaacacatgaaaaaaagtaagggagataataaatgtaatataaaataaggagaattggggtgtggctaaagtggtagagtacttgcttagcaagcatgagaccttgagttcagcccccagtaccacaaaataactagttaattcaattaaaattaaggagaaaaaatgaaaccaggGGCAGAAGGAATTTTGTCTTCAAGAACAAATCTCTCTTCCCagattagctactcaggagaatcacggttcgaagccagcccgggcaaatagttcatgacgcCCTATcactaaaaaacccatcacaaaaaagggctggtggagtgactcaaggtataggccctgagttcaaatcctagtatcacaaaaaaaaaaaaacctaatctctcagctaagattgggaggattgctgtttgaggccactccaggcaaatagttcaaaagatcatctgcaaaataaccagaggaaaagggtgtggttcaagtggtagaacacattaTTAtgagcacgaagccctgagtttaaatcccagtccccaagaaaaaaatcttaggtTAATAACATTTCtcttataagcatgaagccctgagttcaaactccagtgtaaCAAAAAATAATACCTAAGTAAAttcaacataaaaagaaaagaaatctctccaagTGAGTTAGGATGGGACAAGAATTAATCATCCGCCACGCACAACTAAACTGTCATGGCAGTTCCCCTTCGAGTCGGCTGGCTCCACATCAAAGTCTTCTCTCCGCAGAGTCACCACCACTTGGAAACCCTTCTCCAACAGAATCTGGTATTCACACCTTGAGTTCTCTGGGTATGAGTTGGGGTAATTGGGACTTGCAATCTCCCCAATCAGTGCAGTGAATACATCCCCACTGCAATTGactaagggagaaaaagagaaagaaggactCAAATACAAAGTCAACCAAAGAAGTTCCTGCCCTAATCTATGACTCCTTCTGTCATAAGCTTGTCGTGCTCCATTCCAGCTAACCTTGGATCTCTTCTCTGACTGGATCCCACATACTTCTCAGGAGAGTTAGCCAATGCTTATTAAGTTTCCATTATTTTGCCTATGTTGGAGCCTTTGATGACTATGAATAACCTCAGGCAGTCTCTTCACAGGCTTGTATCTCTGTTCTCCAATTAACTAACTTTACCTTGGAGCCTTTTGCGAcagtttgaatcttaaatgtctcccaaagtcCTATACGTTAAAGGCTTGGTCCAAGGCCTGTggggctattgggaggtggtggatcctttaggaggtggggataATGGAAGGAAGATAGGTTATTGGGGGGGTGTCCTTGACAAGAATATTAGGACCtcacccctttctctttctctctctttcgttctctctctctttctctctctttctctctctctctcttcctctcttcctctctctctctcttcctctcttcctctctctctctcttcctctcttcctctctctctctcttcctctcttcctctctctctctcttcctctcttcctctctctctctcttcctctcttcctctctctctctctcttcctctctcttcctgtctctctctctctctctttctctctctctctccctctcttcctctctctctctctttcctggtgAGCAACTTTGCCCTACCACATGCTCCCCATCATGATTTTCTGCCTTTCCACAGCACCAAAAACAATGGTGCCAACTGCAACCATGAAatcaaacttctgaaaccatgaaccaaaataaacattttcttcttttaagttgtttatctcatgtattttgtcacagcaacagaaagctgactaacacaccttatcttctttccttcctgtggcTTCCCTTCAGTTTATGAATAGCTGCCAAATGGAACATGAACTTATACTAAACCAGAATGGTGGACAAAGCCTGAGTTCACTCCAAGTGCCAGGCAACATGCACCCCTGTTGATACTAAGCTCACCTCCGCAATTCCTCATATCATCATAGAGGAAGTACTCTGGGGGACAGGAGCAGAAATAACCACCAATGAAGTTATTGCAGAAGTGGCTGCAAGGGACATCTGCAAAATCTGTGCACTCATTTACATctacaaagagaagagaaagattgaGGTCAACGACGAAGACCTAGGAGGAGGGATGAGGTCAACTCCAAAGCTATAAATGTAAGAAAAAGTAGGGAAGGCTTGTTGCTAGAGATTCTCAAGGAACCACGTTTCAGAGTGGTATTATTCCATGTTACTTTCCCAAACCATGATTCCAGAGTTGTGCCCTGCCACTGCACAGCTGTAAGGGAACTCTCTATGCCAGAGACACATGACTTTTCTTACATACAAAGCATTTTGATGTCAGAGACAATACTGCAGGCTAAAGATGATAGTGATGTCTCCCAGAGGGAAGAGAAATTAGTACATGCATCACTTTATATGATGTTGGTCCTTCTACAAAATCTAAACAAGAGTTTGACTTTATGAGATGTTCCAACTTCACTTTAGCCCTGAGAAAGATAGAGAAGCATGCAGAATTGGAAGGCTTGAAGGCCGTATATTGAAGGGGTTTGAATACCATATTCCTTCTACAATTCTTGGCAAGAATTATCTTTATATGGAGATAATGCCATCTACCTTAAAGGGTTGAGATGAAGATTATGCTAATATAGGTACAATTTCTAATACAGTATCCAATCATAGTGGTTCTAAATAAACTGCTACTTATTATCTATTATTATCACTATCATTATTATAATTGCTAAGATATGATTATGTGTTTGAATTTCACAAAGGCAATTCATA contains:
- the C1s gene encoding complement C1s subcomponent, with the protein product MDKSPEMWCIVLFSVLAWVYAKPTMYGEILSPNYPQAYSNEIEKSWDIEVPEGFGIHLYFTHLDIELSEKCTYDSVQILSGDTEEGRLCGQRTPKSPNSPIVEEFQVPYNKLQVIFKSDFSNEERFTGFAAYYVAVDVNECTDFADVPCSHFCNNFIGGYFCSCPPEYFLYDDMRNCGVNCSGDVFTALIGEIASPNYPNSYPENSRCEYQILLEKGFQVVVTLRREDFDVEPADSKGNCHDSLVFVTKNQQFGPYCGNGFPGPLTIETKSNALDIIFQTDLTGENKGWKLRYHGDPIPCPKEVTANSVWEPEKAKYVFKDVVKITCVDGFEVVEGRVGSTFFYSTCQSNGKWSNSKLKCQPVDCGAPESILHGKVEGPEDTLFGSVIHYSCEEPYYYMEHEGGGKYHCAVNGSWMNEVLGTELPKCLPVCGVPSKPFTIQQRIFGGYPAEIENFPWQVFFKNPWAGGALIDEHWVLTAAHVVEGISDPTMYVGSTSVKTSDLRNVQMLTSERVIIHPGWKPTDDPNTRRNFDNDIALVQLKDPVKMGPTISPICLPGASSEYNPTAGVLGLISGWGRTETRDRVIRLRGAKLPITTLDMCQEVKVEKSRVQSDAYVFTDNMICAGEMGVDTCQGDSGGAFAIQDPNEKDPKFYVAGLVSWGKQCGTYGIYTKVKNYIDWIRKTMQENPVSSKV